One genomic segment of Falco cherrug isolate bFalChe1 chromosome 13, bFalChe1.pri, whole genome shotgun sequence includes these proteins:
- the LOC129737273 gene encoding ribosome-binding protein 1-like — protein sequence MDAYEPPTLDVVVFGGLTVVLAIGIFLFSFLEKVLLPSEEALAKQGKYNETAQLKKKEKKQKEEAVEKKAKGKEKEEKRNGKIAEQHQSAPAVSSVTIKKPNVLPTHEEQKPNGPVKKAGASEKKREPAPADSDGPLYLPYKTLVSTVSSTAFSEGEAQRLIEILREKAGIVQDTWHTAKQKGGPVAVLKRRLEEKEKQLATEQEAAAAARNKRRELSKELVAERAKVTALEGKLKEQLLAREQEMAAVQARTQAINQDHAQKTQQLQDKIRTLQEQLENRPNTQLARLQQENSMLRDALYQTSSWMESKHNPELARLRKEYAKLKNELSEKSKVLQRKEQQRKSLELKASALQKEVEQLQGEEEGLKKGTSA from the exons ATGGATGCCTATGAACCTCCAACACTGGATGTTGTAGTCTTTGGAGGTTTGACGGTGGTATTGGCCATTGGGATcttcctgttctccttcctgGAGAAGGTCCTCCTTCCTTCTGAGGAAGCCTTGGCCAAGCAAGGCAAATACAATGAAACCgcccagctgaagaaaaaagagaaaaagcagaaagaggaagctgtagagaaaaaagcaaaaggaaaggaaaaggaagagaaacgAAACGGAAAGATCGCAGAGCAGCACCAAAGTGCTCCAGCTGTCAGCTCCGTCACTATCAAGAAACCAAATGTTCTTCCAACCCATGAGGAGCAGAAGCCTAATGGACCTGTCAAGAAGGCAGGTGCATCCGAGAAGAAACGCGAGCCAG cacctgcgGACTCGGATGGGCCCCTCTACCTGCCCTACAAGACGCTTGTGTCCACGGTCAGCAGCACGGCGTTCAGCGAGGGGGAGGCCCAGCGGCTCATCGAGATCCTGAGGGAGAAAGCGGGCATCGTCCAGGACACCTGGCACACG GCCAAGCAGAAGGGTGGCCCGGTCGCTGTCCTGAAACGCcggctggaggagaaggagaagcagctcgccactgagcaggaggctgcagccgcTGCCAGAAACAAGAGGCGGGAGCTGAGCAAG GAGCTGGTGGCCGAGCGGGCTAAGGTGACGGCTCTGGAGGGCaagctgaaggagcagctgctggcccgCGAGCAGGAGATGGCAGCGGTGCAGGCACGCACGCAGGCCATCAACCAGGACCATGCCCAGAAAACGCAGCAGCTCCAGGACAAG ATCCGgaccctgcaggagcagctggagaacagaCCCAACACGCAGCTGGCtcgcctgcagcaggagaactccATGCTGAGGGATGCCCTCTACCAGACCAGCAGCTGGATGGAGAGCAA GCACAACCCTGAGCTGGCCAGGTTGCGGAAGGAGTACGCCAAGCTGAAGAACGAGCTGTCTGAGAAGTCAAAGGTGCTGCAGcgaaaggagcagcagaggaagagccTGGAGCTCAAAGCGTCAGCCTTGCAGAAGGAggtggagcagctgcag ggggaagaggaaggtttGAAGAAAGGGACTTCAGCCTGA
- the LOC129737294 gene encoding ribosome-binding protein 1-like — translation MDAYDPQTLGVMVFGGLMVVWAIRIFLFFSFLEKVLLPSVEALAKQGKYINKTKQQKKVAKKKKKAVGKKGKGKKMEEKPNGNIPEQHQSAPVDSSVTIKKTSALPAHEGQRHNGPVKKAAASNKSESAPADSDGPLYLPYKTLVSTVSSTAFSEGEAQRLIEILREKAGIVQDTWHTAMQTGYLVAVLERQLEEKEKQLATEQEAAAAARNKMWELSEELVAEWIKAMDMQSKLKRQLLAREKEMAAVQARTQAINQDHAQKTQQLQDKIRTLQDQLENRPNMQLAHLQQENSMLRDAFYQATSWLESKQNDKMARLQESCGKLLNVLSEKSKVLQQEEQQRKSLELKAAALQMQMEQLQEELEQKLSHIRIQTATKLQELLKVTRTNWPEGQKQ, via the exons ATGGATGCCTATGACCCTCAGACGCTGGGTGTTATGGTCTTTGGAGGTCTGATGGTGGTATGGGCCATTAGGatcttcctgtttttctccttcctggAGAAGGTCCTCCTTCCTTCTGTGGAAGCCTTGGCCAAGCAAGGCAAATACATTAATAAGaccaagcagcagaaaaaagtggcaaagaagaaaaagaaagctgttgggaaaaaaggaaaaggaaagaaaatggaagagaaacCTAACGGAAATatcccagagcagcaccaaAGTGCTCCGGTCGACAGCTCCGTCACCATCAAGAAAACCAGTGCTCTTCCAGCCCATGAGGGGCAGAGGCATAATGGACCTGTCAAGAAGGCAGCTGCATCCAACAAGAGCGAGTCAG cacctgcgGACTCGGATGGGCCCCTCTACCTGCCCTACAAGACGCTTGTGTCCACGGTCAGCAGCACGGCGTTCAGCGAGGGGGAGGCCCAGCGGCTCATCGAGATCCTGAGGGAGAAAGCGGGCATCGTCCAGGACACCTGGCACACG GCCATGCAGACGGGTTACCTGGTCGCTGTCCTGGAACgccagctggaggagaaggagaagcagctcgccactgagcaggaggctgcagccgcTGCCAGAAACAAGATGTGGGAGCTGAGCGAG GAGCTGGTGGCTGAGTGGATCAAGGCGATGGACATGCAGAGCAAGCTgaagaggcagctgctggcccgTGAGAAGGAGATGGCAGCGGTGCAGGCACGCACGCAGGCCATCAACCAGGACCATGCCCAGAAAACGCAGCAGCTCCAGGACAAG ATCCGGACCCTGCAGGACCAGCTGGAGAACAGACCCAACATGCAGCTggctcacctgcagcaggagaatTCCATGCTGAGGGATGCCTTCTACCAGGCCACCAGCTGGCTGGAGAGCAA GCAAAACGATAAGATGGCCAGGTTACAGGAGAGCTGTGGCAAGCTGTTGAACGTGCTGTCTGAGAAGTCAAAGGTGCTGcagcaagaggagcagcagaggaagagccTGGAgctcaaagcagcagccttgcagatgcagatggagcagctgcag GAAGAACTTGAACAAAAATTAAGCCATATCCGGATCCAGACAGCAACCAAACTCCAGGAGCTACTGAAGGTTACCAGGACCAACTGGCCAGAGGGGCAGAAACAATAA